Sequence from the Phragmites australis chromosome 6, lpPhrAust1.1, whole genome shotgun sequence genome:
AAGACATTACTGACTCAGGTATTCCGTTTACTTCTGTGGTAAGGTTTGCCATTGACGAAGAGCATTCTATGGCATACCTCTTCTCTCTCAAGTAAGTTGCCGCTAACTGTCAGAAGGGAATGCACGATAAATCAATTATTAGTGCAATCAAGTAAATGGAGTGTCTCTCTGTTGCAGCGCTGCACAAAGATGAAGGTTGAACCTGATAGTAGTAAGCTGGCTGAAATTCCCACTCAGTCAATGCATTGTCAGCAGTACCAAATCGAGGAGATAGTGTATCTGGAACAGTTGCAGATGTTGTTTCTATAAGCTCACCGAACACAAGGAACTGCCTGCTAAACCATTCCCAGTGAAGAAAGGCAACTTCTGGTGTTCCGACAACCCGTTCATAGCTTCGGATATGCTTGCGGAACCATGTGATTGCTTCAACTACTTTCCCGGCATGAAGTAGCAAAGTTGATATCTTAAAGTGAAAGTGCTCAGCAACTGCTTTTATCTCAACTAGGCGTTGGGTTGGAGGCAACCTTGTTGAAGTTCCAATCATCTAAAAATGAGCACATTATCAATGGATGGTGCAAAGCCAATAGAAACTGATAAAGAAATGGTGGCAGATCAACCAACAGTTAAAGTTTTTGGATGTATGATAGccctagtttttttaagaaacttCTGAGAGAATCCATTCAGTATGCCAGTTGTTGATTCAATTAATTATCAATCTTTAAAAGGCTACAAAGTTATGGAATAGGGATGTGATCGCACCTCACGCAAAACACGAATGCCTTCCTCATAGAACTTTAATGCTTCTGGCCAATCCCTTCTAAACTCCGCATAAACAGCAACCTGGTGCATCAGAGTAATGCAGCAAATGGAAAGATCAGAACAATGTAGAAAAGTCAATGATTAAATTATCAAGTAAGTGTAAATGAAAGGTTCTCTTTGTTTCCAGTACTTCTAAACTTGCACCTTGAATGATTAACAGCACTAGATTCTTGGAGATAGAGGTTCTTACCTTAAAGCAGTAGCGGATGCTCAGCTCAACAGAAGCAAAGTTCCTCTTCTCAATGCGAGCCTTTATCCTTCGCCCTTCCTCTTTATAGAATGCTGAACACAACTCCGCAAAAACATTCTTCAATCTGCAAATGTGGGATACTATACTGATTATCATGCATACCTCCAAGGAAATTGCCACAAACAAAATGATAAAGATTGCTCTACAAAGTGGAATAGTATATCACAGGGGAAAAAAAGGTTTCAAAAATGCACAGACTTGTTGAGAGATTTGTTCCGTTCTATTTCGTCGTGCTCAACCAACACAACCAGGTGCTTAGAATCAATTTCCGCGCGTTTTCTCAGGGCAACTATGACGTCCTCGCTCAGCTCATCTGCAAAACATTATTGGGTTTCGACTTTAACCTTCACCGTAATTGGCATTCCACTAGCCTCAAGTAATGCACACAGTCTGCCAATTATTGCATAGAGAGAAGATAAATCATTCCAAATGCTTGAAGAGGGCACTTACCACCAGCTTGAGCCTGTAAAAGGACCACCACTAATTTAGTGTTCTTTCCCTGAATTACAGACCTGTCCAACAAACCAAAATTACTTCGCGTCAACTTCTGTTATACTAGCTGATGCCATTATTGTGTGATGCTTCCCCAAATTCCCAAAAGATTGAGAAACTACCCATTTACATCCTAAGTTCCTAACACTCTCAATTAAACCTCTGATAGTGCACACATCAATTTGGGATCAACAATGAAAAAGATCCAGACGACGTACTTGAGGTTCTCGAGATCGGAGCAGGCCTGGAGCCACTGGGCAGGATCGCCGGAGACCTGATCGGCCCGGAACAGCGCGGCCACGGCGGCCGGGACGCGGGTGCGGTGCTTAAGGAGCCAGTCCTTCTTGAGGATCCCCGcggggggcggcggcggggcgagCGGGTCGCGGGTCTTACCGCTGTGGGCGAGGATGGAGGCCTTGGCGAAGTCCGGGAGCGCCAGGGTGTTCATGGGCGGCTGCTGGGAGCTGAGCGCCGCCGAGATCGAGGGGTGCAGCTCCGGGCACCCCACAATGGACACGAGGGATAGCGGCGGCGTCCGCAGCTCCTCCGGGTAGTCCTCCATGGCCGCCCCACCCTCGGCCGCGACGAGGCTACCGGGCGAGTGGCTTGGGTGTGGTTATgggcggcgccgcggcggtgGTGATCGCCGTGGCCCGGGAGGACGGAGGGGAGCTCGGATCTGTGGTGGCTGTTTGGCTCGTTTCGGAGGAACGGGGACGACGGGGACGCGGAAGTGAGAGCAGAACGCGTTTAGGCGTGGAGATGTAATAACGAGTACAATAATGGTGTTTCTGTAAAGTATGGAAGATATTCGTGTGATTTCAGCAAACTACTTGGGTTTAATAGCCAAAGTTGTCAAGTTGAAAAATGTTCGCCAAGTACTCGCATGAATtcaaactgattttttttttaatcgtgAATTCGACGTGATTTGATCGGACAAGAGCACTTTGAGATATAAACAGAAATTTACCTTTTGAAACTCAAACATAATCTATTTGGTTGGACGATGCACGAAGAGTTCGTTCTATTGTTCACGAAAGGTTGTGTTTGCTTGCAGTAAAATATGATGGGGTTACTCAAGTGATCATTTCTAACATGATAGGATCACGCAAATCTGGATGCTTCTAAGCTTGGCCCTTGATGTCCTCTGTGCTTGCCAACAAACCAAATATGATGGCATCGCTTGTTAGAAAAGGGCGCAACCAACCAAACTTCATTAGAATTGGACAATTGGTGGAAGCTGAGCATGTATATGAGAAGTGTTAATTTCGGGGCTATTTGGTTTGTTCCATTTGTTAGCCATACCAaaatttgaggttaccaaaactCGGGCAATGTTAAAACATGGGCGAAAATGGTTGTTTGGTTTGCTACCATACCGATTTTGCGTGCAATGCTAAATTACAAGAAGGAAAAATAGTGTTTGGATTACAACCATATTAAACCCTGTCAAAGTTATAAGCATGACATGTGGGGCtcatatattattttttccACCGAAATATAACCAAGTGTAATCTTGTTTCGAAAATAATTGCAAAGAATATTTTAATGCGAATGGATTGCTAATCCGATACACAGTTTAAGATATATTGTCATTCTAAGGCCATCTTCAACAGACTCAGCATCCCACTCCCGAGCGGCATCCACGTCGGATGCCGCTTGGCATCACCCCGCAGACGTCTCCAACGGAGTCAGTATCCAGGTCTACAGGGAAGCGGCATCCATTTTTTAGCAACTAGAACACCCCAAATTTGTGGTGTCGACGAGCGTCCGTAACACTGTACCTGGTCGCGTGGCACCCAACGGTCACAGCTCCCGCCAACTGGAGGAAGGTCGGAGTCGCGCGGGCGAAGCGAGTCGAGCGGGGGCGACCACCTCGGTGGACGCGGAGGATCTGGTCCTCATTCCAATTAGCCGCCACGGTGACTCTGGACGCTGCACGGCGGGCAGTGGATCGGCGCCCGATGCGCTCCTCTTCGCCCTCCGTGAGATCCGCTCTCGTGCCATCACCGCTATCCGGCTTCTTCTCGTCCAGCACCGGGGGGAGGGGAGCGgcaggcggggggggggggggcgatggcctggaggaggaggcggcgcggcccgacgagggagagggaggcgcaAGGGGGGTGCTGAAAGGGGAGGCGACGGGGCTGGATGAGGGAGGGGGAGGCACGACGGGAGGACCAGCGCTGGACGAAGAGGGAAGAGAGGGGGGCGAAGAATGAAGAGGACGGTTGAAGGAAAAGATCATAATATAAGAGAGAGAAGATATGGAGTGGATTTATAGAATACCTGTCGGAGATGGTTGGAAAAGGAagtgctgtaatagtgatagtggatactgtaataatattatagagtatgaaattttgagatagctgttgaagatgatctaacaTACTCAGTCTCAAAACCTTGGACTGCGTGCTGCAATTAAGCTGCAGCAACATCAGCTCTTCCCATCTTCAATGCTGCTTCAGTGCCACACCATCGGGTCGCCATGCTTACCTTCTTTCCCTACAGTGTCAATGccctttttttggggggggggggggggcatgccAAATTTGAAATGAACCAAATTGCGGCCAAATCTGGTAAGCATGCCAAACTTTGGTAAGATATTCATAGGCTTCAAACCAAACACGGCCTTCATGTTTGTGTCGTCCGATATCATCTAATTAGCAAATGGTGGACACAGCAGTAAATTTACATATTCATCTACTATTAAAGACGCGGATGCCAGCTCAAAACCCTTGTGCACACACACCACCTTTTACTCAGGCACCTGATAATTCCCCTTTGAGCATAAGCTCAAGACAAAAAGTGTTTTTAtattagggcatgtttggttgttACAGTTTTTTAAAACAACAATATTTGAATGCCATGATTTTTCGGATGTAGGTATGAAATACCACGATTTTTGAAAAGTGCagttttggtaaaaaaaaaacatgacatGTTTGGTACGCGTGGTATTTGATATTGTATTTTGCTAGAAATGGCTATTTTGTGAACTAGACATTAttaattaaattcaaattagaTGGCATACACATGAGAAGCTCTAAGCCTCTAACCTGCATATAGCTGGCCCAGATTATAGAACAATCGTGTATATAGTATTGAGAAACTACCGTCATATCTGCATACACATGAGAAGCTCTAAGCCTCTAACCTGCATATAGGTGACTTACAGTAGGTCCCTAGCTAAATCACTTAACATCATtttcaaccatattctctttatttcgttcTCTTTCCGATTTTTTTcccgttctcattctctttattttctctcatctccaacaactttctTTCGAAGGAAGCCGCGAAgtaaaatgagagagaatcccgtcttgAAGTGAATGATTTTAGGAATCTCTTCGTGACaagaaccgtgaagggaaaccgttggagcgctgaagggaacgaaaatctcttcacgacaGGAATCTGGGCCGTGAAGTGAAACCCTTGACCATGATCTAACTTGTGGCGCCTTTGAATGTCGTAGTTTTTAAAAAGTATAGTATTAAGAAACTTCTGTCTTAGAAATCATAGTCATGCAATACcacattttagaaaaatgaggTACTAAGGTGGAGTTTCTAAAACTTCAAAAAGAGTACACTTTTAACAATACTTTGGTTTTCAAAACTTCAAGATTTGTTATCTCCAAACACCTCGTTTTTCcaaactaaaatattttttaaaactttcaaTAAAAAAGTATATTTTATAATCGtagtattttttaaattttcaaaaaatactTTGTATCCAAACAAGGTCTTACTCTTTTCAATATGATCAAATAATTAGCGCAGATATTTACAAGACCGGAAATAATCAGCCCAGAAAGGACCAAGGCACAGATGGCCCACTCACACGTGCGCGAGGCAGGCCCATGGCTTGAGCCGTCAGAGGTGGCAGCGTAGGCGGGTAGGTCAGGCCCTATAGGCCCAGGAGAGGCGGCCCGCGGGCGCGAAAGCGGCGAGCGAGTCGCGAGCCGTGGAGATCCATCCAACTGCAGCCTCCAAGTCCatgccatcctcctcctccgtctctCTTCTCGCCTGTCGCCTCACGCCTCGGTGCAAACCTGCCGCGAAAATAGCAGCCGTCCGTTCCCCTTCCGCCCCCGATGAGCGACGCGCGGGGCGGCACCGCCAGTCTCGACCGCGACGGGGACGACCCGAACGACCTCCCGCACGCCGAGAAAGAGGCGGTGCCCGTGGCGGAAGTGGAGGCTGCGCCTGCGCGGGGCAGGGACAGCCCCCCGGACACCGACCCGGAGAGCGAcgaaggcgagggagagggcTCCCCGGATCGGGCGGAGCCCAATGTGGGCACGGGTGGGGGTGGGCAGCGCGCGCCGGTAGCCGAGGGCTGCGGGGAGCGGGAGGGGATTGTGGGCGGCGCGTGGGTGGAGACGAACGGCGAGGACGCCATCAGACACGACGGCGAtggggaggaagaggatgacgaaggtgacgaggaggaggatgacgacgacgaccacTCCACCCCTGATGCGTCGCCTAGGgcggaggtgaaggtggagggcGAGAGCTCCACCGGGATGGCCCAGAGCGGCGCCAGCCACCGCGTGGAGTCGGACCCCTTCCTCGACGGCGACGACTCCGGGACGGAGGAGGAACAGGCGGCGTTCATGGTGGAGCTGGAGCGCTTCCACAGGGAGCACAGCCTCGAGTTCAAGCCGCCCAAGTTCTACGGCAAGGGCCTCAACTGCCTCAAGTGCGCATCTTTCTTTACCTCTCGTTTCTCCGAGCTACTCCAGTACCATCTCTTGTCGTCTAAACGTACTTACCGTGTGTTTGCTCTGTTGGAATCCAGGTTGTGGAGGCAGGTCGCGCACTTGGGAGGCCACGAGCAGGTACATGATACTGTAGATACTGCAGAGATATTCGTTCGTCCAACGACTGAAATCACGAGCAAGTAAAATACTGATGACACATGATGAATGGTGTTCAGTTATATTTATGACTGCACCGCACAACACATTGTTTTCCTTCCTGTCGTAAACAATGCAACTTTTTTCTTGAATGTGGCAGTTATTCCAGTTGAATGCTTTGCTTATTCAGGTAACTGTTTGTAAACTATGGCGTCAAGTTGGAGAGACTTTCAGGCCACCAAAGTAAGCGTCTCTTTTCACAGTACATGTTAAACGTGAGTTTGCGGAGGATCCTTCTTATGCCGAGTGATTATTGGTTTGGGTCATATTCTTTTGCAGGACCTGCACTACTGTTTCTTGGTCATTTCGAATTTTCTATGAGAAGGTTATCCACTTTTGCTGCAGGATTTTGTTTGATTTCCTACTTGCTCTAGGAAGGCCTATGTTTACTTTGTTTCTTGTAGTGTCGCTGCTGCATGCTCTACTTACATCAGTTTACGTGCAGAACAAACAAGTTACACCACTTGACCTCAGTTTAGCTCTTATAAATATAAATCTTTTATGGAGGGGCCTAACAAATATAAATATGGAGCTAGAGTGAAGGCGCTACAATTATTGGTGTATAAGTTTTAACCGTTTTAAGTGCTAGAGATTTTTTATTCATTTTGTGTAAGGCTGATACTTAATGCCCTGAATAGTTTAGAGCCAAACAAATATAACTGTTGCACATGCTTTAGATGCTAGTGCTACTTCATTTAATGCTTTAAATAGTTCATATCCTTAATGTTTTACCATATTTTATATTGAATATAGTAAAAGTCATTGCTCTAAGCTTACTGATTTCTGTTTTATATTGATTCATTGGTTTCTTTCCCTTATGTTAACCAAATAACTTAGGCACTTCTTGAGTATGAAAAACACAAAGTCCGGACTGGTCAGCTTCAAATACCACCTCCTGCTTTACCACAGCCTGGTGGTACTGACCATGAGGTAACCcttattgtaattttttatgatgCAGTTTTAACttctataataattttatttactTTCCTGTTTAGCATATATCTGCATTGTTTATTGGGGTTAATCTTATCAATTTAAATGTAATGTAAAAGAACTTTATCTGCTTATTAATTCATTTTCATTAGAGTCATGTAGAATTAATACTTCATAGTAAGGGCAGGATCAGTCTATATTCAGAAACGCCAAGGGGATTTGTGCACTGTTTCTTTCTGGAAAACTAGTGTCAGTTATGAATACAGATTTTATTGAAATGGACGTGCTAATTTAAGATGAAGGCTGACTTTTAAGTTTTGATGTTCCCATCAATATAACACTGCCGAAAGTGTTCTGTTGTTGAAAGGTGCAAGCTGCTAATTTTAGTTACTTTGACAAGTTTGTTGACGGTTTTGTAGATGGTTGTGAATCCATCATCTTCCGCCAGAGTTAGAAGAGATGCTGCAGTGCGTGCTATGCAGGGTTGGCATGCTCACCGCCTCCTCGCCAACGACACATATGGAGATCACATTTCAAAGGTAAAAAAATCTTTTACTGGCGTTCACTTTTATTTACttactatttttatataaaattgttTACCTTTCTACAGGACAAAGATTCAGTCCCACTTTCAAGTCGTGATAAAAAACTAAAAGGCTTCGGTATGCTTCACCACTTTTCTCTTGCTAATGCATTCTGACATTCTGTGCAGTTTTTTCTCATGTATTCGTCATGACATGTTTAGGGGTACTCAAGAGAAAGAAAGCATCTAGTCCAGAGTACGCTCACAAGCCATCCcgtacaaaaataaataagtCACAGTTAAGGCTTCCTATCCAGTCATTTGGTTATCTTTAAGTATTGATTGACAATATGTAAGATGAAAAGGACATGACCACCAAACATGCTACTATGCAATTAATAGGAGAAATCCTAAATATCGTAGTACCTTTTAGTGTAATTGAGCTCATCAGGAAGAAGTTTATTCCATATATTCAGATGTTGTATGCCTGTAACAATGGTGTGATGGTTTGTATTCCTGTACGTAACATAATGCTTGATTCCAGGGAAGATTCTATGGTCATTGACGTTGGAGAACCTGCCGATTGGGTGAAGATCAATGTTCGACAGACTGTAAGTTCAACTAGGATTGCTTTGTTTAATCACATGGTGCACAAATATTACATATGTTTTGGAGTCTCAAATGTGAAATAATTGCATATGAGCTAGTTTTGCTAGTGAACTTCAACTTGTTTTTGAACTAAAGTTACATTGGTTATTGCTTTCCTGCAGAAAGATTGCTTTGAAGTCTATGCGCTAGTTCCAGGACTTCTACGAGAGGAGGTGAGAATCCTTTCATTGACGTAAAAATTAATCCTTTCAGAGACCCATGCCAAATAAGCTAGGAGTTTGCCATATATAATGAGGCTATGCTGGAGAGGAAAATGTAAATTTTTGTTCTGGTGGTGCAGGTGCATGTTCAGTCAGACCCTGCTGGGCGTCTGGTTATCACTGGGGATCCGGAGCAGGCTGATAATCCTTGGGGGATCACTCCATTCAAGAAGGTGATAGCTGCCCTTTGAATAACACGAGCACATTTGGGAGCTCTCTAAGGTTAACAGGAAATGAAATTTCTGTCTCAGGTGGTTAACTTGCCATCGAGGATTGATCCTCACCAAACATCCGCTGTTGTCACACTTCATGGCCAGCTATTTGTGCGCGCACCATTTGGGCATGCTGATATGTAGATATGGCGTCCTGTTCACCTCAGTTTCCTTTGACTGCTGTACCACTTCACCAGTGGTATTTCTGGATATTTCTAGGTTCGTGTTTGTGTTCTCTCAGCCTTTCCTTGCTTCAAAacttttgtttttcctttaaTTTTAAGTCTTCTGTTTATTATGCAGGCTTCAGTGCAGTTTTGTTGAGGAAGTAGGATTTCATGTGAGCAGATGCATGATGCTAAGCTGACATAGCAGAACCTTTCTGCAGTTCAAGGCCGGTGTTGGGATCTGTTAGTATCTTGTTTATTATTATAGTAGTAGGCATAAACTAGCTGGTTCATGCATGGATTTCAGTTTTATCGGTACATTTTTTTAGAGAGGAGACAACGGTGGCAGTAGGGCTAAATTAAGATTAGTTACTTGATACTCTGGGTATTATTATATTTCTGTTATTATTTATAGAGAAACGAGACGATCTGTTATTATTTCTCTTTTATATTATAAATGACTTTCCGGGTCACCCCAGTGCGTCCTGAAGCAGCATTTCTGTGCATACGTCGATTCCTCAAATCATTTCAGAACTGGGTTATGAAGCTTTTGGCTCTCTGTTGGTTGTGGAAGTCCCAAAAATGCTTCACTGCCTGGATCGTACTGCGTTTAACTTGGGCTCTGTTTACCATATCATTGCAGTGGCTCTTtaaaagcattttttttttagttttcgaTCCAACTCTTATTGGGAAGTACATTTTGTGGAGCTGTAACAGCAAAATCAAGCTATAATAAGTTAAGATTCCCCCAACTAACTAGATTTGCAGCACGGCATAGTAATCGCGAGCTGACGCATGCCCATGTTAATTGAGGGAACAGAGCAGCTCTCCTTGGTGCCTTGCAACTATCCATTTTGTTTGTTCATCTCTACTTTCTAACGTAGCTCTGATTTTGAATGTCATCATGTTTGATGATTACCTCAATTTTTGATAAGCTTTATTGCTTCCTCGTAAAACCAAGCGTATACGATAAAAGACATCGAGTTGAACAATATTTCGCATGGATATGTATGACAATCAACCTTATGGTTTGCTCTAAGTAACAGCCGGTTTTTGCACAGTTTGATTGATGTTTGTGTTTCAACCTGCGCTCCCCCTGCGTCTTCTACTTCCGCGCAGGGGCGGATACTCAGGGGGCTAAGGGAGATGAAGCCCCCTTATTGGCTACAACGCCATTGAAACAAAGAGACAGAGGAGGAGCAggcaaaaggaagaaaaagggaaggagatatagagaaggaggaggaaaaggagAGCCTTTACATTTCGCTCCTATATCGGGCCATTGCTTTCGCATATCTGCCATTAGCAACTACCACATCCACCACTCATGGGTGCGGGCTTGCCTCCGACACTACCTACCTAACAATTGCAGATGTCGATGAAAGAAAATTCTTCAACAAATAAGGTGCGGCGAGAGCTTAACTCACTTGAGTGGATAAGCTTAGATAAATAGTGGGGATGGAGGGATTGCCTATAATGATCACAAAATTGGTTGTCCCCGGCACCGTATGCTCATGATCAGTATTTATATTAACTTTCAAAGTGTAAGGGTACAAATAAGCCTCTACAGGGGTAGAGATACAAACTACCACCGTACAACTAGGATATAAAACCAGTTTGTTAAAACATTGTGCAGGCCCGAGGCCAAAATATGAGCCTCTCTGATGGCATCACATAACCTAGGCAGTAATCATGGCGACAAGTGGTCACATTGTTTGGTCGGTCGCTGACTGCGGCACCGGCCTAGTCCAGCGTGTCAGGTCAGCCCCCGATCTGGTCACATCGTGGCAGAGACCATGTGGTCGGTGTGCCCTCTTGCCGCTTATCTTCCTGGGGGCCCTCACCCACCCAAGGCTCTGGGGATCTGCGGCCTCCAGGGGTCCGCGACCTTGAAGGCTTGGATCTCCGCGGTGGCTCCGGAGGGTGAGCCTAATGACCTTCATACTTGGTCCAGCGGAGCCAAGGGTGTCAGGGGTCTTTAATGGCAACCCCCAACACATCGTCTTTGTCCACAACCGCCCTGTCACCCAATCCCTTCTTTCATGTCTCCACTGGTCCATAGCCTAGTCTCTTCTTTCATGTCTTCTTAGATGTGCCAACGTCGATTACTATCTTGCATCTAACTTGTCGCTCATGGTCATCAGTGCCATTACCTTTCTCTCTGCATTGCCATCCTCCATTCCCGTGGTTGGCAGCACCACTCATGCCTTTATGCACTACCATCGGTCGTACATCAATTGCGTTCATACGTGTTTTAAAACCCCGGCGGGTATGATTTAGGTCTTCCTCCTCTAGTGGAGCGAACAAGACCCTCttgaatgtacgtgatgtcacctagagaggtattttctaaaatttaaaacttcataGCGGATTATATATTCTGGATACTTCGGGTCAATCTGGAGACTCCAGGGTCCAGAGGTTTCGAgctcaacccggatagtccggatggAATAGAAAATCAAAAACTAAGAACACCTAAGCAAATCTAATTGAATCTAAGGGTTACCACATGTTTCTAAGAAAGCTTTAAAACATTTTCACCAACCACCTATAGCTACAAACTTGCAAACAAATAGATCAGACAAATTACCCTAAATATCAACTAGAATGAGAaagtatgcaagaaagtaaaggaggCACTCCTTACCATTTATCACCACATGCTCACttggcttgcttgtatgcatatcaaatccaagacctctcttttgcttgtttccttagcctcaatggtcttgtatagttcATCCTtgatttgtatgtcttgatacacccatacttaaccaagTCATTTAGCCTCTTattctccttttgtaatgcttgcaaggattgaacattagtagtacaagcatttatatcaatattgtaacaaCGAGAGCAACCTTGACTAGTGAAAGCACTAGATAGTAAGGTTGTTTCATTATAGGGAGAAGAGCTATTCCTAATTGCATCAATTTggacttcaagagttttatgagtttcatccaaacactTAAATTTTTCTTGAAGTGTAGAATTGCTATCATCTAGACTGGCAATTGAGACATTGACCAGATTAAGAACTTTGATCAATTTCTTAACTTTCtgcttctctttagcaaggagctccttgagttcaaggtttctctccttttcaaggataagTAAGTTCTCTTGCTTCTCAAGAATCTCCTTTTGACTCTCTATTAtttccattagctcctttatctCAGATATGGTATTTTTACTTAAACCTTTAAGCAAAGATtcacaatcactatcactatctaagagcttggattatgattttaccttgcacccttttgccatgagataTTTGATAGTGTCATCGTCATCGCTCATGCTACCAAAAAGTGATTTTGTCGGTATAGGGGAGTGGATGGCGATAGTGGTAACTCCTTTATCATCagagtcggagttggagtctTACTCATCGCCAATGTGAgtttgacccgaatatttcttcttatgaGTCTTTTACTTGTTCTTCTTGAAAGACTTGTTCTTTTCCTTgttgtccttgttcttctttttgtttggacattcggcgatgaagtggcCAACTTCACCACACTAATAGCAAGCTCTCTTGAATGTTTTCTTTTAGGCATATCTCTCTTCTATTTGCTATAGCCAccattcttcatgaatttcttaaaTTTTCTTATAAAGCAAGCAATCTCTTTATCATCagagctctcatcttcacttgagcttgatttttcaacttgcttgctcttgAATGCCTTAAATGCTACTTCTTTATTATtagaggttgagctttgcttgaaTGGGTTCTTGACTTCATTGGCTTCCTCCTTAATGAGCTCATGAGCGAGAATTCTACCGAACACATCACTTAGTGTGAGCCTCTTATAGTCTCTTCTTTCTCAAATGAGGGTGATCAAGGTGGGATTTCTTGGTACAAAAGTTCTTAGCAATCTTCAtaccaccttgtgatcatctagctcttcTCTTTCAAGCCCtctaattttgttcactagcaccatcatgcagccatacattgcttgaggggtttcatcatcttccataacaaatcttcccaatttttcttcaagcaattctatcttggactctctcacgcttTTGATTTCTTCATGTGCGACTTGAAGTGTATCCCATATCACTTTAGCTTCCTCAATCCCAT
This genomic interval carries:
- the LOC133921378 gene encoding AT-rich interactive domain-containing protein 6-like encodes the protein MSDARGGTASLDRDGDDPNDLPHAEKEAVPVAEVEAAPARGRDSPPDTDPESDEGEGEGSPDRAEPNVGTGGGGQRAPVAEGCGEREGIVGGAWVETNGEDAIRHDGDGEEEDDEGDEEEDDDDDHSTPDASPRAEVKVEGESSTGMAQSGASHRVESDPFLDGDDSGTEEEQAAFMVELERFHREHSLEFKPPKFYGKGLNCLKLWRQVAHLGGHEQVTVCKLWRQVGETFRPPKTCTTVSWSFRIFYEKALLEYEKHKVRTGQLQIPPPALPQPGGTDHEMVVNPSSSARVRRDAAVRAMQGWHAHRLLANDTYGDHISKDKDSVPLSSRDKKLKGFGVLKRKKASSPEYAHKPSRTKINKSQEDSMVIDVGEPADWVKINVRQTKDCFEVYALVPGLLREEVHVQSDPAGRLVITGDPEQADNPWGITPFKKVVNLPSRIDPHQTSAVVTLHGQLFVRAPFGHADM